One region of Fusobacterium periodonticum 1_1_41FAA genomic DNA includes:
- a CDS encoding membrane protein, with the protein MNCFYHPNTSAVATCRDCGKAICRDCTTEMKDGSLLCPSCLESLGLYQLNWLKKFKKRLIAGGIIGAAFLFLVIKEAGTAGILWGFIIGFFIACLPVSYFVFGETPDLYVPTSLESAGKLELLKFGLSFITSPIGLIKGLSEYKKIKSCSRI; encoded by the coding sequence ATGAATTGTTTTTATCATCCAAATACGTCAGCAGTGGCAACATGTAGAGATTGTGGAAAGGCTATATGCAGAGATTGCACAACAGAAATGAAAGATGGTAGTCTTTTATGTCCTAGTTGCTTAGAAAGTTTAGGTCTTTATCAACTAAATTGGTTAAAGAAATTTAAAAAAAGACTTATTGCTGGTGGAATTATAGGAGCTGCCTTTCTATTTCTTGTCATTAAAGAAGCTGGTACAGCTGGTATACTTTGGGGATTTATCATAGGATTCTTCATAGCTTGTCTTCCTGTATCATACTTTGTTTTTGGAGAGACTCCTGACCTTTATGTTCCAACTTCTTTAGAAAGTGCTGGGAAGTTAGAATTATTAAAATTTGGTCTTTCTTTTATAACATCACCTATTGGTCTAATAAAAGGTCTTAGTGAATATAAAAAAATAAAAAGCTGCAGCAGAATCTAA
- a CDS encoding N-6 DNA methylase: MKKIDKEYYEKLKAINYNKVETTLYEKLKDYGIWEVKERIEEAEDHLLSYNNRIEYIKKYIKKYIKKYYEDDFTINFNEELEEYEISYGEETLPISVIPIYNKENGEVERIEVSHEKETFFIDIPQEVDHSLYDYYFLPPDPDSYTSLEEYFKKTYNYDEDIMILEKGTYCYEYIEELMILTAYILLKLQDPTWERGLDLASLKFPENIGLNYIKEPKFKFENRILDLMNRFNEDELLAFILFAFDFNYYLNKKSEKEKKIIMSPLPNSLSKLSFKLLDIKDNDYVLNFYSELGNFAIESFLNSPSINIRGIEDFFLTRNISILRASLISDNIRFSDITPNYFEEVESEDIEIESCTELFRIKPAFEYSPKQKVDKIFSNLALISNYFFNSLYISEFYQYNKRGKEEVTESYRRNLSRDLEKLIENHKENFNENSKEAIENLEKKLEIIKERTSLEWLFYIKMIEEQLKDEGKALSLVESEILYDYNNNEKIREYFIKKEYIEAIILLPERIMFDINASLALIVFSKGNKKIRFVDASNFGKAKKIKEKKITILRDSDVDEIINLLNNDTNSKVAISKEIKDFSENYYNLGVDINIDPSSIDPSKKTIRGIPLKKLIKNIMRGSQISSEELEEYRATEKTSNIYLSISDINDGLIDFKNIETYLKNIPENQEKFLVKNEYILLSKYGKSPKLAIVKNLGEEKVIVSGNLIIIEVDKKEIDPYYLAALFSSKKGIKILKEAYSNKDKAKAKEKDKEKDKEKDKDKENATLSIKKLKDLRIPIPSREICIEIALKYERILNEINKNKLKLKELIDSKEEILKKLKVEV; this comes from the coding sequence ATGAAAAAAATAGATAAGGAATATTATGAAAAACTAAAAGCTATAAATTATAATAAAGTTGAAACTACTTTATATGAAAAACTAAAAGATTATGGAATATGGGAAGTAAAAGAGAGAATTGAAGAAGCTGAAGATCATTTGTTATCTTATAATAATAGAATTGAATATATTAAAAAATATATTAAGAAATATATTAAAAAATATTATGAAGATGATTTCACAATTAATTTTAATGAGGAATTGGAAGAGTATGAAATATCATATGGAGAAGAAACCCTTCCTATTTCAGTAATTCCTATTTATAATAAAGAAAATGGAGAAGTAGAGCGTATTGAAGTATCACATGAAAAAGAAACTTTTTTTATTGATATACCTCAAGAAGTCGATCATAGTTTATATGACTATTATTTTTTGCCACCTGACCCTGACTCTTATACTTCTTTAGAGGAATATTTTAAGAAAACTTATAATTATGATGAAGATATAATGATTTTAGAAAAAGGGACTTATTGTTATGAATATATAGAAGAATTAATGATTTTAACTGCATATATTTTGTTGAAATTACAAGATCCAACATGGGAGAGAGGATTAGACTTAGCTTCACTAAAGTTTCCTGAAAATATTGGATTAAATTATATTAAAGAGCCTAAATTTAAATTTGAAAATCGTATTCTTGATTTAATGAATAGATTCAATGAAGATGAATTATTAGCTTTTATTTTATTTGCCTTTGATTTTAATTATTATTTAAATAAAAAATCAGAAAAAGAAAAGAAAATTATAATGAGTCCTTTACCTAATAGTTTATCAAAACTTTCTTTTAAACTTTTAGATATTAAAGATAATGACTATGTTTTAAATTTTTATTCTGAATTAGGAAATTTTGCAATAGAAAGTTTTTTAAATTCTCCCAGTATAAATATTCGTGGAATAGAAGATTTTTTTCTTACTAGAAATATCTCCATATTAAGAGCTAGTCTTATTTCTGATAATATTAGATTTAGTGATATAACTCCTAATTATTTTGAAGAAGTGGAATCTGAAGATATAGAAATAGAGTCTTGTACTGAATTATTTAGGATAAAACCTGCTTTTGAATATAGTCCTAAACAAAAAGTAGATAAAATATTTTCAAATCTTGCTTTAATTTCTAATTATTTTTTTAATTCTTTATATATTTCAGAATTTTATCAATATAATAAAAGAGGAAAAGAAGAAGTTACTGAAAGTTATAGAAGAAATCTTAGTAGAGATTTAGAAAAACTTATTGAGAATCATAAAGAAAATTTTAATGAAAATTCAAAAGAAGCTATTGAAAATCTTGAAAAAAAATTAGAAATAATTAAAGAAAGGACTTCTTTAGAATGGCTATTTTACATTAAAATGATAGAAGAGCAATTAAAAGATGAAGGGAAAGCTCTTTCCCTTGTTGAAAGTGAGATATTATACGATTATAATAATAATGAAAAAATAAGAGAATATTTTATAAAAAAGGAATATATTGAAGCTATTATTTTATTACCTGAAAGGATAATGTTTGATATAAATGCTTCGTTAGCTCTTATTGTGTTTAGTAAAGGGAATAAAAAAATAAGATTTGTTGATGCTTCTAATTTTGGAAAAGCAAAAAAAATTAAAGAAAAAAAAATTACTATATTAAGAGATAGTGATGTTGATGAAATAATAAATTTATTAAATAATGATACTAATTCTAAAGTAGCTATTTCAAAAGAAATAAAAGATTTTTCAGAAAATTACTATAATCTTGGTGTTGATATAAATATAGATCCTTCAAGTATAGATCCTTCAAAAAAAACTATAAGAGGGATTCCATTAAAAAAGCTTATTAAAAATATTATGAGAGGAAGTCAAATATCATCAGAAGAATTAGAAGAGTATAGAGCCACTGAAAAAACTTCAAATATATACTTGTCTATATCTGATATAAATGATGGACTTATTGATTTTAAAAATATTGAAACTTATCTCAAAAATATTCCTGAAAATCAGGAAAAATTTCTTGTAAAAAATGAATATATTTTACTATCTAAATATGGTAAATCACCAAAATTAGCTATAGTTAAAAATCTAGGTGAGGAAAAAGTTATAGTTAGTGGAAACCTTATTATTATTGAAGTTGATAAAAAAGAGATAGACCCTTATTATTTAGCTGCTCTTTTTTCTAGTAAAAAAGGGATTAAAATATTAAAAGAAGCTTATAGTAACAAAGATAAAGCTAAAGCTAAAGAGAAAGATAAAGAGAAAGATAAAGAGAAAGATAAAGATAAAGAGAATGCAACTTTATCTATAAAAAAATTAAAAGATCTCAGAATTCCTATTCCTTCACGAGAAATATGTATTGAGATTGCGCTCAAATATGAAAGAATACTAAATGAAATAAATAAAAATAAATTAAAGTTAAAAGAATTAATTGATAGTAAAGAAGAAATTTTAAAAAAATTAAAGGTGGAGGTTTAG
- a CDS encoding DUF2273 domain-containing protein — protein MLPDNILEVLLVKIINNWRKVYGSILGFIVGLTVVNYGILKATVIFAFAFIGYKLGDSSFTKNMKKMIINRLKED, from the coding sequence ATGTTGCCAGATAATATTTTAGAAGTTCTATTAGTAAAAATAATTAATAATTGGAGAAAAGTCTACGGGTCTATTTTAGGTTTCATAGTTGGGCTAACTGTAGTCAATTATGGTATATTAAAAGCTACTGTAATCTTTGCATTTGCTTTTATAGGCTATAAGTTAGGAGATTCTTCATTTACAAAAAATATGAAAAAAATGATTATAAATAGATTAAAAGAGGATTAA
- the amaP gene encoding alkaline shock response membrane anchor protein AmaP produces MFKKIIFFFAWIGIFLISLVALNYILLPGQIVYDNPYVEAVTSFQYKMIILVLAALYLFICLIKFFSLFERKKDYERKTENGILKISKTTINNYVMDLLRKDPDITGIKTVSELKGNKFLINIKCELLAKMNIANKISYLQNLIKTDLMENLGVDVNKVVVNILKIEAREKEKANDETSNEVPAVNAEGDNVEVSN; encoded by the coding sequence ATGTTTAAAAAAATAATATTTTTCTTTGCTTGGATAGGGATATTTCTAATATCTCTAGTAGCTTTAAACTACATACTTTTACCAGGTCAAATTGTATATGATAATCCTTATGTGGAAGCAGTAACAAGTTTCCAATATAAGATGATTATTTTAGTTTTGGCTGCTCTATATCTTTTTATATGTCTTATCAAATTTTTTAGTCTATTTGAAAGAAAAAAAGATTATGAAAGAAAGACTGAAAATGGAATATTAAAAATATCAAAGACTACGATCAATAATTATGTTATGGATTTATTGAGAAAAGATCCCGATATAACAGGGATAAAAACAGTTAGTGAATTAAAAGGAAATAAGTTCTTAATTAATATCAAATGTGAGTTACTTGCTAAAATGAATATAGCTAATAAGATTTCATATCTTCAAAATTTAATTAAAACAGACTTAATGGAAAATCTAGGTGTAGATGTTAATAAAGTTGTAGTTAATATATTAAAAATTGAAGCAAGAGAAAAAGAAAAAGCAAATGATGAAACTTCTAATGAAGTCCCTGCTGTAAATGCTGAGGGAGATAATGTAGAGGTGAGTAACTAA
- the nusB gene encoding transcription antitermination factor NusB — MKEIFGEETKKTKAGIRLVREELFKLVFGVEATESTSEELEKAFDIYLSNNEDFVSTLSENQLKFLQTSVKGISENYDNIKDTIKTNTQNWAYERIGLVERTLLIIATYEFLKANTPIEVVANETVELAKEYGNEKSYEFVNGILANIGKTK, encoded by the coding sequence ATGAAAGAAATTTTTGGAGAAGAAACTAAAAAAACAAAAGCTGGAATAAGACTTGTGAGAGAAGAACTTTTCAAATTAGTTTTTGGAGTTGAAGCGACTGAATCAACTTCTGAAGAATTAGAAAAAGCTTTTGATATTTACTTATCTAACAATGAGGATTTTGTTTCAACTTTGAGTGAAAATCAATTAAAGTTTTTACAAACTTCTGTTAAAGGAATAAGTGAAAATTATGATAATATCAAAGATACTATCAAAACTAATACTCAAAATTGGGCTTATGAAAGAATAGGACTTGTAGAAAGAACTTTATTAATCATAGCAACTTATGAGTTTTTGAAAGCAAATACTCCCATTGAAGTTGTTGCTAATGAAACAGTTGAGTTAGCTAAAGAATATGGTAATGAAAAGTCTTATGAATTTGTAAATGGTATTTTGGCAAATATAGGAAAAACTAAATAA
- the rny gene encoding ribonuclease Y, with translation MNLLIFLGLTILALALVFTVFFKKSVIDRQIEKLNDLEDEVEKAKLKAKEIVEEAEKDAGSKAKEIELKAKEKAYQIKEEVEKEARNLKNEIAQKEARIVKKEEILDGKIEKAENKSLELEKINNELEAKRKEIDELKVKQEEELSRVSELTKADAREILLRKIREELTHDMAITIREFETKLDEEKEKISQKILSTAIGKAAADYVADATVSVINLPNDEMKGRIIGREGRNIRTIEALTGVDVIIDDTPEAVVLSCFDGVKREIARLTIEKLITDGRIHPGKIEEIVNKCRKEVEKEIVAAGEEALIELSIPSMHPEIIKTLGRLKYRTSYGQNVLTHSIEVAKIASTMAAEIGANVELAKRGGLLHDIGKVLVNEIETSHAIVGGEFVKKFGEKQEVVNAVMAHHNEVEFETVEAILVQAADAVSASRPGARRETLTAYIKRLENLEEIANSFDGVESSYAIQAGRELRIVINPDKVSDDGATLMSREVAKKIEDTMQYPGQIKVTILRETRAVEYAK, from the coding sequence ATGAATTTATTGATATTTTTAGGCTTAACTATATTAGCCTTAGCTTTAGTCTTTACAGTATTCTTTAAAAAATCTGTTATAGACAGACAAATTGAAAAGCTAAATGATTTAGAAGATGAAGTAGAAAAAGCTAAATTGAAAGCCAAAGAAATTGTTGAGGAAGCAGAAAAAGATGCTGGTTCTAAAGCTAAAGAAATTGAATTAAAGGCTAAAGAAAAAGCTTACCAAATAAAAGAAGAGGTTGAAAAGGAAGCCAGAAATTTAAAAAATGAAATAGCTCAAAAAGAAGCTAGAATAGTAAAAAAAGAAGAAATTTTAGATGGAAAAATTGAAAAAGCTGAAAACAAAAGTTTAGAATTAGAAAAAATTAATAATGAACTTGAAGCAAAAAGAAAAGAAATTGATGAATTAAAAGTTAAACAAGAAGAAGAACTTTCAAGAGTGAGTGAACTTACTAAAGCTGATGCAAGAGAAATTTTATTACGTAAGATAAGAGAAGAGCTTACTCATGATATGGCTATAACTATAAGAGAGTTTGAAACTAAACTTGATGAAGAAAAAGAAAAAATTAGCCAAAAAATTCTATCAACTGCTATAGGAAAAGCAGCTGCAGACTATGTAGCAGATGCAACAGTATCTGTTATCAACCTACCTAATGATGAAATGAAGGGTAGAATAATTGGTAGAGAAGGAAGAAATATAAGAACAATTGAAGCTCTAACAGGAGTTGATGTTATTATAGATGATACTCCAGAAGCTGTTGTACTATCATGTTTTGATGGAGTTAAGAGAGAAATTGCAAGACTTACAATAGAAAAACTGATTACTGATGGTAGAATACATCCAGGTAAGATAGAAGAAATTGTAAATAAATGCAGAAAAGAAGTAGAAAAAGAAATAGTTGCTGCTGGTGAGGAAGCTTTAATAGAACTTTCAATACCATCTATGCATCCTGAAATTATAAAAACTTTAGGTAGACTAAAATATAGAACAAGCTATGGTCAAAACGTATTGACTCACTCTATAGAAGTTGCAAAAATTGCTTCAACAATGGCCGCTGAAATAGGTGCTAATGTAGAGCTTGCAAAAAGAGGAGGTCTACTTCATGACATAGGTAAGGTTCTAGTAAATGAAATAGAAACTTCACATGCTATTGTTGGTGGAGAATTTGTAAAGAAATTTGGTGAAAAACAAGAAGTTGTAAATGCTGTAATGGCTCACCATAATGAAGTTGAATTTGAAACTGTTGAAGCTATTCTTGTTCAAGCTGCTGATGCTGTATCTGCATCAAGACCTGGAGCTAGAAGAGAAACTTTAACTGCCTACATTAAGAGATTAGAAAATCTTGAAGAAATTGCTAACTCTTTTGATGGAGTAGAATCATCATATGCTATTCAAGCAGGTAGAGAACTAAGAATAGTAATCAATCCTGATAAAGTTAGTGATGATGGAGCAACTCTAATGTCAAGAGAAGTAGCTAAGAAAATAGAAGATACTATGCAGTATCCAGGACAAATTAAAGTTACTATTCTAAGAGAAACAAGAGCAGTGGAATATGCAAAGTAA
- a CDS encoding Asp23/Gls24 family envelope stress response protein, translated as MSELGNIRIADEVVKTIAAKAAGDVEGVYKLAGGVVDEVSKMLGKKRPTNGVKVEVGEVECSIEVYVVIKYGYRIPKVAEDVQKAVLEEVSKLSGLKVVEVNVYIQNIKVEEVTEEETTEVYED; from the coding sequence ATGTCAGAATTAGGAAATATAAGAATAGCAGATGAAGTGGTAAAAACTATAGCAGCAAAAGCAGCAGGAGATGTTGAAGGTGTTTACAAATTAGCTGGTGGAGTTGTTGATGAAGTTAGTAAAATGCTTGGTAAAAAAAGACCTACTAATGGAGTTAAAGTTGAAGTTGGAGAAGTAGAATGTAGTATAGAAGTTTATGTAGTTATAAAATATGGTTATAGAATTCCTAAAGTTGCTGAAGATGTTCAAAAAGCAGTTTTAGAAGAAGTATCTAAATTAAGTGGACTAAAAGTTGTTGAAGTTAATGTTTACATTCAAAATATTAAAGTAGAAGAAGTAACTGAAGAAGAAACAACTGAAGTATACGAAGACTAA
- a CDS encoding N-6 DNA methylase: MEDIRIETYKEIEDRDIKIDREYYEKLKTINYSDVETTLEKTLEKYIKESREPIYIGAKDIALLLVILQDPILYKKLLSKEDSNLSYDIKWAKYIIFEEDNGGDFIPYVNPLINKFGKDELLAFVLFSSNYLDYNDKKVIFEGSTKLYLNLLDIKNNDKILILEDKDLDSSFLIESSFKNSNITIYSNKKSSDIDISLIPEVYNNIELELLTDERGRPKSNFEYLKARVEQKEKLDKILLAPSLTFEYSKNDEEKYRNMIQNDFNFQNEILEKTSLEWLFNLLTINHLKDDGRALSVVKINTLSNPKNKNVRKYFIENGYIESIILLPENILIGSSVSLALIVFSKGNKKIRFVDASNFYTKERRKKGDRLNPTKKILEENNIRDIFKFLNSDDNSEISISKGIEEFSENDYNLDVIENIEVIPEFENSKKIKELIDKKIIKDIIRGSQISLDELKDLRSHEETPYIYLTLSNINDGFIEYENIEDYLKKIPEKQEKFCIKNNVFLISKIGNPPYKFVVAQIPENRKIIASGNFAIIEVNEKKLNPWYLAAFFTTDIGVKVLKKAYIGVNFSSLSIKKLEEIAIPVPSIEEQNRIAQRYIDAITEIKNMKKDLKDKIQAVKEVFFEK; this comes from the coding sequence ATGGAAGATATAAGAATAGAAACATATAAAGAAATAGAGGACAGAGATATAAAAATAGATAGAGAATATTATGAAAAATTAAAAACAATAAATTATAGTGATGTTGAAACTACTTTAGAAAAAACGCTAGAAAAATATATCAAAGAAAGTAGAGAACCTATCTATATAGGAGCTAAAGATATTGCACTTCTTCTTGTAATTTTACAGGATCCTATACTATACAAAAAACTTCTTTCAAAAGAAGATTCAAATTTATCTTATGACATCAAATGGGCTAAATATATAATTTTTGAAGAAGATAATGGTGGAGATTTTATACCTTATGTTAATCCATTAATAAATAAATTTGGAAAAGATGAACTATTAGCTTTTGTATTATTTAGTTCTAATTATTTAGATTATAATGATAAAAAGGTAATTTTTGAGGGCTCAACAAAATTATATTTAAATTTATTGGATATTAAAAATAATGATAAAATTTTAATCTTAGAAGATAAAGATTTGGATTCAAGTTTTCTAATAGAAAGTTCTTTTAAAAATTCTAATATAACTATTTATAGCAATAAAAAATCTTCTGACATTGATATATCATTAATTCCAGAAGTTTATAATAATATAGAATTAGAATTATTAACAGATGAAAGAGGTAGACCTAAAAGTAATTTTGAATATTTAAAAGCTAGAGTAGAACAAAAAGAAAAGTTAGATAAAATACTTCTAGCTCCTTCATTAACCTTTGAATATTCTAAAAATGATGAAGAAAAATATAGAAATATGATTCAAAATGATTTTAATTTTCAAAATGAAATTTTAGAAAAAACTTCATTAGAATGGTTATTCAATTTATTAACCATAAATCATTTGAAAGATGATGGTAGAGCTCTCTCTGTTGTTAAAATAAATACATTATCTAATCCTAAAAATAAAAATGTTAGAAAATATTTTATTGAAAATGGCTATATTGAATCTATTATTCTACTACCTGAAAATATATTAATAGGCTCTTCTGTTTCATTAGCATTAATTGTATTTAGTAAGGGAAATAAAAAAATAAGATTTGTGGATGCCTCTAATTTTTACACTAAAGAGAGAAGAAAAAAAGGTGATAGATTAAACCCAACTAAGAAAATATTAGAAGAAAATAATATAAGAGATATTTTTAAATTCTTAAATAGTGATGATAATAGTGAAATTTCAATTTCTAAAGGAATTGAGGAGTTTTCTGAAAATGATTATAATCTTGATGTAATCGAAAATATAGAAGTTATTCCAGAATTTGAAAATAGTAAAAAAATTAAAGAACTTATTGATAAAAAAATTATTAAAGATATTATAAGAGGAAGTCAAATAAGCTTAGATGAATTGAAAGATTTAAGAAGTCATGAGGAGACACCATATATATACTTAACTCTATCCAATATAAACGATGGCTTTATTGAGTATGAAAATATAGAAGATTATCTTAAAAAAATTCCTGAAAAACAAGAGAAATTTTGTATAAAAAATAATGTATTTTTAATATCTAAAATAGGAAATCCACCATATAAGTTTGTAGTTGCTCAAATTCCTGAAAATAGAAAAATTATAGCTAGTGGAAACTTTGCTATAATTGAAGTTAATGAAAAAAAATTAAATCCTTGGTATTTGGCTGCTTTCTTTACGACAGATATTGGAGTAAAAGTATTAAAAAAAGCTTATATAGGAGTAAATTTTTCTAGTCTATCAATAAAAAAATTAGAAGAAATAGCTATTCCTGTCCCATCAATAGAAGAACAAAATAGAATTGCTCAAAGATATATTGATGCAATAACTGAAATTAAAAATATGAAGAAGGATTTAAAAGATAAAATTCAAGCTGTAAAAGAAGTATTTTTTGAAAAATAA